A section of the Humulus lupulus chromosome 2, drHumLupu1.1, whole genome shotgun sequence genome encodes:
- the LOC133818141 gene encoding CASP-like protein 4A1 has product MTVNTEETAKNNEQDQAKELKQEKREEEKETENPRISDSSLSLSPLSNRSYKTPSPSADHSAYFDQTHEANEYSWIEKMPTKPPSPLAQRNRSFPAEPLVVTEVLDPEAHDGVVFSPGEEDSERDVGNGNGGGLGSFNRRKLRPDLPVKQRTRMQHGLVKRVLLGFRICGFVFCLISFSVMAANRNQGWAFDSFYRYKEFGYCLGANILGFAYSGLQVFDLIYFISSEKHLVQHRFRCYFDFFMDQMLAYLLMSASSSASTRVDDWQSNWGKDKFPDMARASVGASFAAFVTLAWSSVISGYILCTAKSL; this is encoded by the exons ATGACTGTAAACACAGAAGAAACAGCGAAAAACAATGAACAAGATCAAGCTAAAGAACTAAAACAAGAGAAACGAGAGGAAGAAAAAGAAACGGAGAATCCCAGAATCTCAGACTCAAGTCTTTCACTGTCACCGCTGTCTAACCGGTCTTACAAAACACCTTCCCCGTCGGCAGATCACTCGGCGTACTTCGACCAAACCCATGAGGCCAATGAGTATTCGTGGATCGAGAAGATGCCCACGAAGCCGCCTTCGCCCCTGGCCCAGCGCAATCGGTCCTTCCCGGCTGAACCTCTGGTGGTGACCGAAGTGCTCGACCCAGAAGCTCATGACGGCGTTGTCTTTTCCCCAGGAGAAGAAGATTCAGAACGCGATGTCGGCAACGGAAACGGAGGTGGGCTTGGTAGTTTTAATCGGCGGAAGCTGAGGCCGGACTTGCCCGTTAAGCAGAGGACGAGGATGCAACATGGGTTGGTGAAGAGGGTTTTGTTGGGGTTTAGGATTTGTGGGTTTGTGTTCTGTTTGATCTCATTTTCTGTTATGGCCGCTAATAGGAACCAAGGTTGGGCTTTTGATTCTTTCTATCGGTACAAGGAGTTCGG GTACTGCTTAGGAGCCAATATATTGGGATTTGCATATTCAGGTCTGCAAGTGTTTGATCTGATTTATTTCATAAGCTCTGAGAAACACTTGGTCCAACACCGCTTCCGCTGCTACTTTGATTTCTTTATGGATCAG ATGCTTGCTTATCTTCTAATGTCGGCATCTTCATCCGCATCTACTCGAGTAGATGACTGGCAGTCCAATTGGGGGAAGGATAAGTTCCCTGATATGGCTCGTGCCTCTGTTGGGGCGTCATTTGCTGCCTTTGTTACTCTTGCTTGGAGCTCTGTTATCTCTGGCTACATTCTCTGTACTGCTAAATCTTTGTAG